A window of Acidobacteriota bacterium genomic DNA:
GACCGGACACGTTGCGGGCGGACAGGCCACGGCCGGACAGGCCCCAGGCGGGCCGCAGCGGTACGCGCTGGTCGTCGCGGGGGCCGCCGGCGGCGAGGCCTACGCCGCGAAGCTGACGACGTGGCGGCAGGCGCTGGTGTCCGTGCTGCGCGAGAAGCTCGCGTTCGACGCGGAACGAGTCGAGGTGTTCGCCGGGGAGGGCGCCGACGCGCAGCCCGCCACGCGCGAGCGGATCAGCGCCGCCCTCGAGCGGCTCGCGCGCGAGACGGGCCCCCAGGACCTGGTGATGATCGTGCTGCTCGGGCACGGATCGTTCGACGGAGTCGAGGCGAAGTTCAACCTGGTGGGGCCCGATCTCGACACGAACGAGTGGCGCGATCTGCTGCGGCCGCTGCGCGCGCGCGTCCTCTTCGTCAACACCACCGGCGCGAGCATGCCGTTCCTCGAGCGCCTCTCCGGGCCCCGCCGCATCATCGTCACCGCCACGGAGACCCCGGCGCAGAAGTTCGACACGATCTTCGCCGAGCACTTCATCGGGTCGCTCACCGATCCGGCCGCGGATCTCGACAAGGACGGCCGGATCTCGGTGCTCGAGGCGTTCAGCGCGGCGAGCCGGCGCGTGAAGCAGCAGTACGAGCGAGGCGGGCAGTTGCCGATCGAGCGCGCGATGCTGGACGACAACGGCGATCGGGTGGGGAAGTGGGCCGGGGGCGAAGGCACGGACGGCACCACCGCCGCGCGCACGTTCCTCGATGGCGCCGAGGCGGCGACCCCGGCCGACCCCGCGCTGGCCGAACTGCTCCAGCGCCAGGCGGTGCTTCAGGTGCAGGTGGACGATCTCCGCGCGCGCAAGGTGCTCATGGCGCCCGACGAGTACGCGAAGGAGTTCGAGCGGGCGATGATCGACCTCGCGCGCGTCTCGCGGGAGATTCGGCGGAAGAAGTCGTAGCGGCGGCCCTCCGCGGGCAGGTCGATGCCGCTGGCGCGCCGTGCGGTTGTCGTACCTGGCCTCTCTACTCAATCCACTCGATCCGCTCCCGCTCCGGGCGCCTGAGGACGGAGACGAGCGCCATCCCCGCGAGGAAGCCGGCCGCGTGCGCCCAGAACGCGATCCCGCCGCCGCGAACGCCGAGCGAGCCGACGCCGCTCAGCAACTGCATCACGAACCAGAAGCCGAGAAAGAACAGCGCCGGGATCTCCACGACTTCGACGTACAGGATGACCCACACGAGCGTCAGCACGCGTGAGTGCGGGAACAGCACGACGTAGGCGCCCATCACGCCGGCAATCGCTCCGCTCGCCCCCACCATCGGCACGAGCGAGTCGGGCGAGGCGGCGATCTGGCCGAAGGCGGCGGCGCTGCCGCACGCCAGGTAGAAGAGCAGGAAACGCC
This region includes:
- a CDS encoding rhomboid family intramembrane serine protease, with the protein product MPLRDVIPSRTAPFVTIILILLNAGAFFVEQTLTEPDLHAVVMTYGLVPASFSAGSLLTSMFLHAGWLHFLGNMLYLWIFGDNIEDRVGHWRFLLFYLACGSAAAFGQIAASPDSLVPMVGASGAIAGVMGAYVVLFPHSRVLTLVWVILYVEVVEIPALFFLGFWFVMQLLSGVGSLGVRGGGIAFWAHAAGFLAGMALVSVLRRPERERIEWIE